A single region of the Jatrophihabitans sp. GAS493 genome encodes:
- a CDS encoding ABC transporter ATP-binding protein yields the protein MLDILDLTKSYGSVAALRGVSLRVQPGEMVGFVGANGAGKSTTMRIAMGLLAADSGSVHWRGEPLSFATRQRFGYMPEQRGLYPKMRIVDQVSYFGRLRGMSRRDADATAASIIEKLSVVAEPNAVLQSLSLGNQQRVQLAAALVHDPELLILDEPFSGLDPVGVDTMEQVLAERRATGVGVLFSSHQLELVERLCDRIIIITAGRIVAAGTLDELRRAGGRAELEVEVEGIDSSWVDGLTGVTVTVTQGDRLRLRLDDTGDDQRILAAATAAGRVSHFGWRQPPLAELYREAVAAQ from the coding sequence ATGCTGGATATCCTCGACCTGACCAAGTCCTACGGCAGCGTGGCCGCGCTGCGCGGCGTCTCGCTGCGCGTGCAGCCCGGTGAGATGGTGGGTTTCGTCGGTGCCAACGGCGCCGGGAAATCCACCACCATGCGGATCGCGATGGGGTTACTGGCCGCCGACTCAGGCAGTGTGCACTGGCGTGGCGAGCCGCTGAGCTTCGCAACCCGGCAGCGCTTCGGCTACATGCCCGAGCAGCGTGGCCTCTATCCGAAGATGCGGATCGTCGATCAGGTCAGCTACTTCGGTCGACTGCGCGGCATGTCGCGTCGGGACGCCGACGCCACGGCGGCATCGATCATCGAGAAGCTCAGCGTGGTCGCCGAGCCGAACGCCGTGCTGCAGTCGCTCTCGCTGGGGAATCAGCAGCGGGTCCAGCTCGCCGCCGCCCTCGTTCATGACCCGGAATTGCTCATCCTCGACGAACCCTTCTCCGGCCTCGATCCGGTCGGCGTCGACACCATGGAGCAGGTGCTGGCCGAGCGTCGGGCCACCGGCGTCGGGGTGCTCTTCAGCAGCCATCAACTGGAGCTGGTGGAGCGGCTCTGCGACCGCATCATCATCATCACGGCGGGGCGGATCGTCGCGGCCGGCACCCTCGACGAGCTGCGTCGGGCCGGCGGGCGGGCGGAGTTGGAGGTGGAGGTGGAGGGAATCGACTCGTCCTGGGTCGATGGCCTCACCGGCGTGACGGTGACGGTGACCCAAGGCGATCGGCTGCGTCTGCGACTGGACGATACCGGCGATGACCAACGGATACTCGCCGCGGCGACGGCCGCCGGACGGGTGAGTCACTTCGGTTGGCGGCAGCCACCACTGGCCGAGCTCTACCGAGAGGCGGTGGCGGCCCAGTGA
- a CDS encoding aldose 1-epimerase family protein has translation MALTGTQFTISAGDYEATVVEVGAGLRRFTRGGVDITAPYATDELPPRCDGAVLMPWPNRLRNGEYVFEGQKLQVPVTERPQNNANHGLARWSRWAPIAQEQDSITLACKIVPQTGWPFEISAAVTYSVDVEAGLTVTSSVFNEGTGRAPFGAGFHPYLSLHGHSLDEVVLQIPANSRIITDEAQVPVGQAEVDDSEYDFRGARALKSQRLDDAFGELNYVDGRGAVLLSTPSGSTQIWYDESFRFLQVFTAEELAHFSPAVAVEPMTCPADAFNSGTGLIVLEPGADWTGTWGVTPIG, from the coding sequence ATGGCACTGACGGGTACCCAGTTCACCATCTCCGCGGGCGACTATGAGGCCACCGTGGTCGAGGTTGGTGCCGGCCTGCGGCGCTTCACCAGGGGCGGCGTCGACATCACCGCCCCCTATGCAACGGACGAGCTTCCGCCACGCTGCGACGGGGCCGTGCTCATGCCCTGGCCGAACCGGCTGCGCAACGGCGAGTACGTCTTCGAGGGGCAGAAGCTCCAGGTGCCGGTCACCGAACGGCCACAGAACAATGCCAATCACGGCCTGGCGCGCTGGTCGCGCTGGGCGCCCATCGCGCAGGAGCAGGACTCCATCACGCTGGCCTGCAAGATCGTTCCGCAGACCGGTTGGCCCTTCGAGATATCAGCCGCCGTGACCTACTCGGTGGATGTCGAGGCGGGGCTGACGGTCACCTCGTCGGTCTTCAACGAGGGGACGGGGCGGGCCCCGTTCGGTGCCGGATTCCACCCCTATTTATCGCTGCACGGCCACTCGCTGGACGAGGTTGTACTGCAGATCCCGGCCAATAGCCGGATCATCACCGACGAGGCGCAGGTGCCGGTCGGGCAGGCCGAGGTCGACGACAGCGAATACGACTTCCGTGGGGCGCGGGCCCTGAAGAGCCAACGGCTGGACGACGCCTTCGGTGAGCTCAACTATGTGGACGGCCGCGGTGCGGTACTGCTCAGCACCCCGAGTGGCTCCACCCAGATCTGGTACGACGAATCCTTCCGCTTCCTGCAGGTCTTCACCGCCGAGGAGTTGGCCCACTTCTCACCGGCGGTGGCCGTCGAGCCGATGACCTGCCCGGCCGATGCCTTCAACTCCGGCACTGGCCTAATCGTGCTGGAGCCGGGTGCCGACTGGACCGGCACGTGGGGAGTCACCCCGATCGGCTAG
- a CDS encoding MFS transporter has product MSYSASSLKARFLHHAVDTRPLKNVYYKRLLVGQGTAFIGSMLTQVAVPVQVYSISKSSLMVGMVGLVGLLPIVFFGLYGGAIADSMDRAKLYLWSSIGTWLVTILLLLQTLANLRSVPVILVLVAVQSGVFAIASSARGAIIPRIVEPELVPAANTLNFTVGNFGMVAGPLIAGLLVSLNHGFEYAYGIDALLFLAALYSALRLPSLPPDGQAQKAGLRSVIDGLRFIGSNPVLVMSFGVDIVAMVLAMPRSLYPEVAAERFGGSVGPLYAAIAIGAVVAGLSSGWIGRVRRQGRALTFAIVAWGAAVALSGLAHQLWLVVILLAVAGAADLVSAVYRQTILQTYAPDEMRGRMQGVFIAVVAGGPRLGDLRAGATASFTSATFSWVAGGIACIVVVLIAGVMVRPFWNYRTDAVEAGRDEEVVGVST; this is encoded by the coding sequence GTGAGCTACTCCGCTTCAAGCCTCAAGGCGCGCTTTCTGCACCACGCCGTCGATACCCGACCACTGAAGAACGTCTATTACAAGCGACTGCTGGTCGGACAGGGCACCGCCTTCATCGGTTCGATGCTCACCCAGGTCGCGGTCCCGGTGCAGGTCTACTCGATCTCGAAGTCGTCGTTGATGGTCGGCATGGTCGGCCTCGTCGGGCTACTGCCGATCGTCTTCTTCGGTCTCTACGGAGGGGCCATCGCCGACTCGATGGATCGGGCCAAGCTGTACCTCTGGTCCTCGATCGGCACCTGGCTGGTGACCATCCTGCTTCTGCTGCAGACTCTGGCTAATCTCCGTAGCGTTCCGGTGATTCTGGTGCTGGTCGCGGTGCAGTCAGGCGTCTTCGCGATCGCGTCATCGGCCCGTGGGGCGATCATTCCGCGAATCGTCGAGCCGGAGCTGGTGCCAGCGGCTAACACTCTTAACTTCACCGTCGGCAACTTCGGGATGGTGGCCGGGCCGCTCATCGCCGGGCTCCTGGTCTCGCTCAACCACGGCTTCGAGTACGCCTACGGTATCGACGCGCTCCTCTTCCTGGCCGCGCTCTACTCGGCGCTGCGGCTACCGTCGTTGCCGCCGGACGGGCAGGCCCAGAAGGCCGGACTCCGCTCGGTCATCGACGGCCTGCGCTTCATCGGCTCGAACCCGGTGCTGGTGATGTCCTTCGGCGTCGACATCGTGGCGATGGTGCTGGCCATGCCGCGCTCCCTGTACCCGGAGGTGGCGGCGGAGCGCTTCGGTGGTTCGGTCGGCCCGCTCTATGCGGCCATCGCCATCGGGGCGGTGGTCGCCGGACTCTCCAGCGGGTGGATCGGGCGGGTACGGCGACAGGGTCGCGCCCTCACCTTCGCCATCGTGGCCTGGGGTGCGGCCGTCGCGCTCTCCGGGTTGGCTCACCAACTCTGGCTGGTCGTCATTCTGCTGGCCGTGGCCGGCGCGGCCGACCTGGTGAGTGCGGTTTACCGGCAGACGATCCTGCAGACCTATGCCCCGGACGAGATGCGTGGACGCATGCAGGGCGTCTTCATCGCGGTGGTGGCCGGCGGGCCGCGCCTAGGTGACCTGCGCGCCGGGGCCACCGCATCCTTCACCTCGGCCACCTTCTCCTGGGTGGCCGGCGGAATCGCCTGCATCGTGGTGGTGCTCATCGCCGGGGTGATGGTGCGGCCGTTCTGGAACTACCGCACCGATGCCGTCGAGGCGGGCCGCGACGAAGAGGTCGTAGGCGTTTCGACCTGA
- the pdxH gene encoding pyridoxamine 5'-phosphate oxidase has product MTDPAGMRRAYIRGELSESAVSADWLSQFRVWFDAAVADDAVSEPNAMQLATVDRAGHPSVRTVLLKGFDNSGLVFYSNHDSAKGLDLEAAPYAAVVFAWLPQERQVRFSGPVTLVSREETATYFASRPRGSQLGAWASPQSSVVSSRLELEEAVQVVRARFGDDDPVPPPPNWGGYRIAPEAVEFWQGRADRLHDRIRYRRNASGWVIERLAP; this is encoded by the coding sequence GTGACTGATCCAGCTGGCATGCGCCGGGCGTATATCCGGGGCGAGCTCAGCGAATCGGCGGTGAGCGCCGACTGGCTCTCGCAGTTCCGGGTGTGGTTCGACGCCGCCGTCGCCGATGATGCGGTGAGTGAGCCCAACGCGATGCAGCTGGCCACCGTCGACCGGGCCGGACACCCCTCCGTGCGGACCGTTCTACTCAAGGGTTTCGACAATTCCGGGCTGGTCTTCTACAGCAACCACGACTCGGCCAAGGGCCTGGATCTGGAGGCCGCGCCGTATGCCGCCGTCGTCTTCGCCTGGTTACCGCAGGAGCGGCAGGTCCGCTTCAGCGGCCCGGTGACACTGGTCAGCCGGGAGGAGACCGCGACCTACTTCGCGTCCCGTCCACGCGGCTCGCAGCTCGGTGCCTGGGCCTCCCCGCAGTCCTCGGTGGTCTCCTCCCGGTTGGAGCTGGAGGAGGCGGTGCAGGTGGTGCGGGCCCGCTTCGGCGATGACGATCCGGTGCCGCCACCGCCGAACTGGGGCGGGTATCGGATCGCGCCCGAAGCGGTCGAATTCTGGCAGGGACGGGCCGACCGGCTGCACGATCGGATTCGCTACCGCCGGAATGCCTCGGGTTGGGTCATCGAACGGCTGGCCCCGTGA
- a CDS encoding citrate synthase 2: MSSDYSPGLEGVIAFETEIAEPDRDGGALRYRGVDIEDLVGSVTFGNVWALLVDGKFGPGLPPAEPFPIPVHTGDVRVDVQAALAMLSPIWGYRPLLDITDEEAREQAARASIMALSYMAQSARGISAPAVPQSRIDKSRTIVERFMTRWRGEPDPAHVKAVDAYFVSAAEHGMNASTFTARVIASTGADVAAAISGAVGAMSGPLHGGAPARVLPMVKEVEEKGDARKVVIDILDRHDRLMGFGHRVYRAEDPRARVLRRTCKELNAPRYDAAVALEQAALAELKERRPDRAIETNVEFWAAVILDFAEVPPHMMPAMFTCARTAGWSAHILEQKRTGRLVRPSARYIGPAPRKPSEVEGWTDIATV, translated from the coding sequence ATGAGTAGCGATTACAGCCCGGGTCTCGAGGGCGTCATTGCCTTCGAGACCGAGATTGCCGAGCCGGACCGCGACGGAGGCGCGCTGCGCTACCGCGGCGTCGACATCGAGGATCTCGTCGGTTCGGTCACCTTCGGAAACGTCTGGGCCCTCCTGGTGGACGGCAAGTTCGGGCCCGGCCTCCCGCCGGCCGAGCCCTTCCCGATCCCGGTTCACACCGGCGACGTCCGCGTCGACGTGCAGGCTGCCCTGGCCATGCTCTCGCCGATCTGGGGCTACCGCCCGCTGCTGGACATCACCGACGAAGAGGCCCGCGAGCAGGCCGCCCGAGCCTCGATCATGGCACTGAGCTACATGGCCCAGTCGGCCCGCGGCATCAGCGCCCCGGCCGTGCCACAGTCACGCATCGACAAGTCGCGCACCATCGTCGAGCGGTTCATGACGCGCTGGCGCGGCGAGCCCGACCCGGCCCACGTAAAGGCGGTTGACGCCTACTTCGTCTCCGCCGCCGAGCACGGCATGAACGCCTCCACATTCACCGCCCGCGTCATCGCCTCCACCGGCGCCGACGTGGCGGCCGCCATCTCCGGAGCGGTCGGCGCGATGAGCGGCCCGCTGCACGGCGGCGCACCGGCCCGTGTCCTGCCGATGGTCAAGGAGGTTGAGGAGAAGGGCGATGCCCGCAAGGTCGTCATCGACATCCTGGACCGTCACGACCGGCTGATGGGCTTCGGACACCGCGTCTACCGGGCCGAGGACCCGCGCGCTCGGGTGCTGCGGCGCACCTGTAAGGAGCTCAACGCGCCACGCTACGACGCCGCCGTCGCCCTGGAGCAGGCCGCACTGGCTGAGCTCAAGGAGCGCCGTCCAGACCGGGCCATCGAGACGAACGTCGAGTTCTGGGCCGCCGTCATCCTCGACTTCGCCGAGGTCCCGCCGCACATGATGCCGGCCATGTTCACCTGTGCCCGCACCGCCGGCTGGTCGGCCCACATCCTGGAGCAGAAGCGCACCGGACGTCTGGTTCGCCCGTCGGCCCGCTACATCGGCCCGGCGCCGCGTAAGCCGTCCGAGGTCGAGGGCTGGACGGACATCGCCACCGTTTAA
- the serC gene encoding phosphoserine transaminase, whose protein sequence is MSALQIPDSLRPVDGRFGSGPSKIPAAALAELAGAGAAVMGTSHRQAPVKSLVADVKRGLGELLGLPEGYEIVLGNGGSTAFWDALAFGIIAERSQHVVCGEFSKKFAAISADAPFLGTPTVINADPGTAAEPQLEAGVDSYAWPQNETSTGVALPVQRVAGSDGLMLIDATSAAGGMEVDISQTDVYYFAPQKSFASDGGLWLAAFSPAALARVDEIARSDRWVPPSLDLQIAVDNSRKDQTYNTPALATLLLLRHQLDWLLGLGGLSAAAARAADSSGRLYRWAEASSYAAPFVKDPDLRSPVVATIDLDGVEATAVNTVLRANGIVDTEPYRGLGRNQLRIGVYPAVDPDDVSALISCVDYVVEHL, encoded by the coding sequence GTGAGCGCACTGCAGATCCCTGACTCGCTGAGACCGGTCGACGGCCGGTTCGGCTCCGGACCATCGAAGATTCCGGCGGCGGCGCTGGCCGAGCTGGCCGGCGCCGGCGCCGCGGTCATGGGAACGAGCCACCGCCAGGCCCCGGTGAAGTCGCTGGTCGCCGACGTCAAGCGGGGGCTCGGCGAACTCCTCGGCCTGCCCGAGGGGTATGAGATCGTCCTCGGCAATGGCGGCTCCACCGCATTCTGGGACGCGCTGGCCTTCGGCATCATCGCCGAGCGTTCCCAGCACGTCGTCTGCGGCGAGTTCTCCAAGAAGTTCGCCGCGATCAGTGCCGACGCGCCGTTTCTCGGTACCCCGACGGTGATCAATGCCGACCCCGGCACCGCGGCCGAACCCCAGCTCGAGGCGGGCGTAGACAGCTACGCCTGGCCGCAGAACGAGACCTCCACCGGCGTCGCACTGCCGGTCCAGCGGGTGGCCGGCAGCGACGGGCTGATGCTCATCGATGCCACCTCGGCGGCGGGCGGGATGGAGGTCGACATCAGCCAGACCGACGTCTACTACTTCGCCCCGCAGAAGTCCTTCGCCTCCGACGGCGGCCTCTGGCTGGCGGCCTTCTCCCCCGCCGCGCTGGCCCGCGTCGATGAGATCGCCCGCTCCGACCGCTGGGTGCCACCGTCGCTGGACCTGCAGATCGCCGTCGACAACAGCCGCAAGGATCAGACCTACAACACCCCGGCCCTGGCCACCCTGCTGCTGCTGCGCCACCAGCTCGACTGGCTGCTCGGCCTGGGCGGGCTGTCGGCGGCCGCCGCCCGCGCCGCCGACTCCTCCGGACGTCTCTACCGCTGGGCCGAGGCGTCCAGTTATGCCGCACCGTTCGTCAAGGACCCCGACCTGCGCAGCCCGGTGGTGGCGACGATCGACCTCGACGGGGTGGAGGCCACCGCGGTGAATACGGTGCTTCGGGCCAACGGAATCGTCGACACCGAGCCCTACCGGGGGCTCGGACGCAACCAGCTTCGCATCGGCGTCTATCCGGCCGTCGACCCCGACGACGTCAGCGCGCTCATCAGCTGCGTCGACTACGTGGTCGAGCATCTCTAA
- the sepH gene encoding septation protein SepH, giving the protein MHELRFVGPGDDSDHVRVESTDGLDQFSLLVDDTLREAIKPAPLRPNATSDSDGVSPREIQVRVRAGEDPNAIAEEAGIDVARVLLFARPVIAERSRVTDEARRARARRSTPDGQLVVFGESVDERFAAHGLDPLSVGWDSHRREDGQWLVTATWRGGDSDRSAQWAFTLAGRTVTPLDETAADLLSDRPIRPVVRAVPDLPTADGDTGPIPMDDSLLDQPPAPRDEVYDQDAVERSIADEAQTRATPPRNGGVPTAVTGGKPARSSSPKSFEHRTQSRSAARQTNGAPKLAMNSVAVREPTASREAAPSREAVPNGRAVPNRESAVANREAATARDAVAIHEQQTELFAEPLRLAEPLPRSAEPASVGDRDDAVIAIDESEEQKAARARIPSWDDILLGVRRKRD; this is encoded by the coding sequence ATGCATGAGTTGCGGTTTGTCGGACCGGGTGACGACAGCGACCACGTGCGTGTGGAGTCGACCGATGGGTTGGACCAGTTCAGCCTGCTGGTGGATGACACTCTGCGCGAGGCGATCAAGCCTGCGCCGCTCAGACCGAACGCGACCTCAGACAGCGACGGGGTCAGCCCCCGCGAGATCCAGGTTCGCGTGCGCGCCGGTGAGGACCCCAACGCGATAGCGGAGGAGGCCGGCATCGATGTGGCCCGCGTCCTGCTCTTCGCTCGCCCGGTGATCGCGGAGCGTTCGCGGGTAACCGACGAGGCTCGCCGGGCCCGCGCCCGCCGCTCCACCCCGGACGGACAGCTGGTGGTCTTCGGCGAGTCGGTCGACGAGCGCTTCGCCGCGCATGGCCTCGACCCGCTGAGCGTCGGCTGGGACTCCCACCGCCGCGAGGACGGGCAGTGGCTGGTCACCGCCACCTGGCGCGGCGGTGACTCCGACCGCTCGGCGCAGTGGGCCTTCACCCTGGCCGGACGTACGGTGACTCCGCTGGATGAGACGGCGGCCGACCTGCTCTCAGATCGCCCCATCCGTCCCGTTGTGCGCGCCGTCCCCGACCTGCCGACGGCCGACGGTGACACCGGGCCGATACCGATGGACGACAGCCTCCTCGATCAGCCGCCGGCCCCCCGCGACGAGGTCTATGACCAGGACGCGGTCGAGCGCTCCATCGCCGACGAGGCGCAGACCCGGGCGACGCCGCCCCGCAACGGCGGCGTGCCGACCGCGGTGACCGGTGGAAAGCCGGCGCGCAGCTCGTCACCCAAGTCCTTCGAACACCGCACCCAGTCCCGCTCGGCGGCCCGTCAGACCAACGGGGCCCCGAAGCTGGCGATGAACTCCGTCGCGGTTCGTGAACCCACGGCTTCGCGCGAGGCTGCTCCCTCGCGCGAGGCCGTGCCCAATGGCCGGGCTGTGCCCAATCGAGAGTCGGCGGTGGCGAATCGCGAGGCGGCCACCGCCCGCGACGCAGTCGCCATCCACGAGCAGCAGACCGAACTCTTCGCCGAACCCCTCCGGCTGGCCGAGCCCCTGCCGCGGTCCGCGGAGCCGGCGTCGGTCGGTGACCGGGACGATGCGGTCATCGCCATCGACGAGTCCGAGGAGCAGAAGGCGGCCCGGGCCCGGATCCCCTCCTGGGACGACATCCTGCTCGGGGTCCGCCGCAAGCGCGACTAG
- a CDS encoding ABC transporter ATP-binding protein: protein MTRPGSADENAIRPGAIATLWRLRRWGIHFRWSILTMILAATLAMSAQTMIPLIIGRMVDGPIADHDPNAIWPLAALALLFGVAEAILFGVRRFAMTRASLGIETEVRRDLFAQLQRLPVAFHDGWSSGQLLSRISTDLSTIQRFVGYGFVFLFANVVTISVVLILLIHLQVWLGLLVTLAILPVVYATRSFEKHYGRDARRAQDLTGDLATSVEESALGIRVIKSYGRGPEMITSFMRDAEVLRRAEITKISTQARFWSVLEGQPQLVVAAVTCLGVLAVAHGSMSSGQLVAFLTLCLRLIWPLIFLGWNVAVTEEAITATQRIFEVLDTEPTIVDPPQPRRLTGPATISFDDVHFHYPDTDHEVLRGVNLEVRDGETLAIVGGTGSGKTTLTSLVTRLYDVTGGQVSVCGEDVRSVALDELRSCISMAFEDATLFSATVAENLLLGRPEASEADVAEAIEIAQAQFAYDLPDGLQTRIGEQGLSLSGGQRQRLALARAVLGQPRIMVLDDPLSALDIHTEGLVEQALRRVLHASTAIIVAHRPSTVLLADRVALLVDGRVAAVGTHSQLLAENPAYRNLLAQEAAEVGSDV, encoded by the coding sequence CTGACGCGACCCGGATCAGCCGACGAGAACGCGATCCGGCCGGGAGCCATCGCCACGCTCTGGCGGCTGCGGCGGTGGGGCATCCACTTCCGCTGGTCGATCCTGACCATGATTCTGGCCGCCACCCTCGCCATGTCGGCCCAGACGATGATCCCGCTCATCATCGGCCGGATGGTGGACGGACCGATCGCCGATCATGACCCCAACGCAATCTGGCCGCTGGCCGCCCTGGCTCTCCTCTTCGGGGTGGCCGAGGCGATTCTCTTCGGGGTGCGCCGCTTCGCGATGACCCGGGCCAGTCTCGGCATCGAGACCGAGGTCCGCCGCGACCTCTTCGCCCAGCTGCAGCGACTTCCGGTCGCCTTCCACGACGGCTGGTCGTCCGGGCAGCTGCTGTCGCGGATCAGCACCGATCTCAGCACGATCCAGCGCTTCGTCGGCTACGGCTTCGTCTTCCTCTTCGCCAACGTGGTGACGATCTCGGTCGTGCTGATCCTGCTCATCCATCTGCAGGTCTGGCTCGGGCTGCTGGTCACGCTGGCCATCCTGCCGGTGGTCTACGCGACCCGCAGCTTCGAGAAGCACTACGGACGGGACGCCCGCCGGGCCCAGGATCTTACCGGCGATCTGGCAACGTCGGTCGAAGAGTCGGCGTTGGGCATTCGGGTCATCAAGTCCTACGGACGGGGCCCGGAGATGATCACCTCGTTCATGCGCGACGCCGAGGTGCTGCGCCGGGCCGAGATCACCAAGATCAGCACCCAGGCCCGGTTCTGGTCGGTGCTGGAGGGGCAACCCCAACTCGTCGTCGCGGCCGTCACCTGCCTCGGCGTGCTGGCGGTGGCGCACGGGTCGATGAGCTCCGGGCAGCTGGTCGCCTTCCTGACGCTCTGCCTGCGGCTCATCTGGCCGCTCATCTTCCTGGGCTGGAACGTCGCGGTCACCGAGGAGGCCATCACCGCGACCCAGCGCATCTTCGAGGTGCTCGACACCGAGCCGACGATCGTCGACCCGCCACAGCCGCGCCGGCTGACCGGCCCGGCGACCATCAGCTTCGACGACGTGCACTTCCACTACCCCGACACCGACCACGAGGTGCTGCGCGGGGTGAACCTCGAGGTGCGCGACGGCGAGACCCTGGCAATCGTCGGTGGTACGGGGTCGGGCAAGACGACCCTGACGTCACTGGTCACCCGTCTCTACGACGTGACCGGCGGCCAGGTCAGCGTCTGCGGCGAGGATGTCCGCAGCGTCGCCTTGGACGAGCTGCGCTCCTGCATCAGCATGGCTTTCGAGGACGCGACGCTCTTCTCGGCCACCGTCGCCGAGAACCTGCTACTCGGCCGGCCGGAGGCCAGTGAAGCCGACGTCGCCGAGGCCATCGAGATCGCCCAGGCCCAGTTCGCCTACGACCTTCCGGACGGGCTGCAGACCCGGATCGGTGAGCAGGGCCTCTCCCTCTCCGGCGGTCAGCGGCAGCGCCTGGCACTGGCTCGGGCCGTGCTCGGGCAGCCACGGATCATGGTGCTCGACGATCCGCTATCCGCGCTCGACATCCACACCGAGGGCCTGGTCGAGCAGGCGCTGCGCCGGGTGCTGCACGCGTCGACCGCGATCATCGTCGCGCACCGCCCTTCGACGGTGCTGCTGGCCGATCGGGTGGCGCTGCTGGTCGACGGCCGGGTCGCAGCCGTCGGCACCCATTCGCAGCTGCTGGCCGAGAACCCGGCCTACCGCAACCTGCTCGCACAGGAAGCGGCCGAGGTGGGCTCCGATGTCTGA